Within Syntrophorhabdaceae bacterium, the genomic segment CTTGAATCCCTTGCCTTCCATGTCCTTTATATAGTTCTGTATCACAGGCTCCACTGCTTTCTGCATTTTCGTGATCTCCGCGTCAGGCATGACAAGCATCTGCCCGCCCTGTTGTTTGAAGTAGTTCAATCCGTCGAAGTCCGCCTGGAGCGTGTTCACGGCCTCTCTGTCGACCCATTCTTCCGACGTATCCGCGAGAACCTTCTTGATGTCATCGGGCAGCGCATTCCACTTCTCCTTGTTTATCGCTACAAAGAAGGTGTACATCAAACCCGTCGCGCGCTGCGTGAGGGCGCCGTACTTGATTACATCGCCCAACCGAAAGCCCTTCCACGACTCCATCCCCTCGAAGACTCCGTCCAGCAACCCCCTTTGCACTCCATCATACACATCCGCCATTTCGACGGCCACAGGTACTGCGCCCACAGCCTTGATTGTGTCTGCAGGTCTTCCCACACCCCTGAACTTTAACCCTTTCAGCTCTTCCATTGATTTGAACGGCTTCTTTGAGGTTGTAAAGAGCAGAGGCCCAGGCGACCAAAACCAGAGCACATGCACATCATTCCATTCTTTCGGCCTGAACTTCTTATAAAAATCGTGCTTGACGTGGGTGCAAACGAAACCGCTGGAATAGCCGACCGGCAGGTCCAGAATCTCGGTAACCGGGAAACGACCCCGTGTGTAACCGACGTGGCTGGTGCCCATGTCCGAAACCTGGTTCACGATTCCGTCGTAAACCTTCGGTCCGGTGGTGAGCGTGCCACCCGGATAATAGGCGATCTGTACCCTGCCGTTGGTGCGCTTCTTCATCTCTTCGCAAAATTGCCCGAGCACCGGGCTGGCCGAGAAGGTTATTGGCAGAAAATTACTGAATGTGAGCTTGATCGGAGCCTGACCCTGTGCGTGCGCAGGTGCAAAAAGCGTGAGACTCAATACAACGGCGATACTTGCTACAAACAACAGTTTGTCTCTCATCCTAGCTCCTCCTTACAGTTTTTTGTTTATCTTTTCTCTCATTTACCGTGTTCTCCTATTTCATAAGGTAGTGCGGAAGAAAAAGAGCGAGCTGCGGGAATATGAAGAGCAGGGCTCCGAAGACGACGATCGCGAACAAGAAAGGGGCTACTCCTCTGTAAACCGTGGTAAGCGGGGTATTGGTCAGCTTGTGTACGATAAAGACGTTGGCGGCTATCGGAGGGATGACGATGCCTACCATCACGGTGACACCGAGCATGATGCCAAACCATATGGGATCGAAACCGAGCTTCTGTGTAACCGGAAAGAAGATGGGGGTGGCAAGAATCATGAAGGCGAGGTCGTCGATGAACGAGCCGCCGATGAGGTATACGAAGCAAATAACGATCATGACAATATTCCTGTGCACAGGAAGATTTGTCGCCCAGTCCGCCATGATCTGCGGGATATTGGTAATCGTGATGAAATGGCCGAGGATTAAAGAGCCTGCAACCATCAGAAGAACCATACATGCTGTACGCATAGCTTCCCCGATGGCCTTCATGTACGCCTTAAACGTTAACTGCTTTCTAAAAACAACCATGAGAAACACGACCATGGTACCCACACTGCCAGCTTCCGTAGGGGTAAAAAATCCCCTCAAGAGCCCGACGATCATGAGGAAGAAAACAGCAAGAACCACTGCCACTTCGGGCAGAGAAGCGATTCTTTGTTTCCAGGTTGATTTCTCCCCGGGTGGAGCCAGCGATGGATTGATCTTGGCCCATCCGTAAATCGTGAGCATAAACAATAGCGCTATCCCGAGTCCCGGGATAATTCCGGCCAGAAAAAGTCTGCCTATCGATTGCTCCGTAATGAGACCATAAATGATGAGAAAGACGCTTGGCGGAATCAGGCAGCCGAGCGTCCCCACAACGGCCACGAGGCCGGTAGAGAGCGTTTTGCTGTAGTGGTAGCGATCCATTTCGGGAATTGCCACGGCGCTGAACGTTGCTGCCGTGGCGTTTGCCGAGCCGCAGAGCGCCTTGAATGCTGTAGCCCCACCTACGGTGGCCATAGCAAGACCGCCCGGGATGTGACCAAGAAATCGGTAGGCACTATCATAGAGCTTCTTGGCTATGCCTGACGCGAACGCTAGCTGTCCCATAAAAATGAACAGGGGGAACACCGTATACCCGTACGACACGAACACGTCATAGATATCCTTTGCCATCATGTGCGTGGCTGCTTTGAAATTGACAAGATACGTAAATCCGGCGAACCCGACCAGGATCATGCAAAAAGGAAGTTCGAGGCCGGTCAGGAAAAAGAAAAGTATCGCTCCCAAGGCTATGCATCCTACGGTCACCTCATTCATGAGATCCTCCGTGGATCTTGAGGATATCGCAAAAGAGGGAGATCGAAAGCACGAGGAAGCAGATGCCCAGGGCATAGGCAACGGGATACAGGGGTATTTCAAGAGTGCCGGAAACTTCTGCCCCCTTCCAGAATCCCGTCGCAATCTTGATGAAATTCCAGCTGATGAGGAGGCACAGGCCGATCCCGATACATTTCGTAATGACGTTGAGCAGGTTCTTTGCCCGGGTGGGAAGCCAATTTACGACGAAATCAACAGAAATATGACTTTTCATCCAGAAGGAAATCGGAACAGTGAAACCCAGAACAACGCCTGCGCAGATAGCTATGATTTCTACGGCACCTGGTATGGGTTTTCCAAATATCCGGACCACAACATCCACTGTCGTCAGGAGTATTATGAAGGACAGGAAAATAGCTGCTATGGTCTGCATCCCTGTGTTGATTTTCAGAACGCCGTCAAGGAACCTTTTCATTCGCCTCCTTTCTTCTTCCTGTGAGACATTTTCACCGGAAGTGCTCTCATTTGTTGTGGAGTAGCGTGGCCTGTTCCTCCTTTTTTCATTCTGCATTATCCAGGTTGCTACCCTTTTCACTGTCTTCCACACATCTGGGCTCAGCGGGCTCGGGCAGGACGTTTATATAAAGTGGCTTGATCTCTCGCGCATCGAAGTAAACCTGAAACTGCTTCGGCCAGTAATGTCCTGTTGTTTCGTGAAGAAAATAGTGGCGGACGATCTGGTTCAGGTCGATCTCCGCGTAAACGATGCCCTCTTCGCCCGGCGTGAGTGGCCCCGCCATGATTCTGCCCGTCCCCGCCTCAATGATCGCGCTCCAGGTGCCAGCCGTCTCTATCTCCACACCGGCCTTTTTTATCAGCGGTTCGTCAACGACTGACTGGCTGCAGACAACAAACGCGTTGCAGGCAATCGCATAGTACCGTGAGCAGATCTCACTGAGAGGGTTGACAAAACCGAATCCGATCCATGAGGCAACGTGCACTTGCTCACCCATTGCTGCGAGCGTGAAGCTGGGCAATGCCATCGTATGCTCGCCGCAGATCAGGGCTCCAAGGCGCCCCACCTCTGTATCGTAGACCTTGTGGGTGCTCCCGTCTCCTTCCCCCCAGACGAGCTTTTCTCCGCCGGTCGGTTTGAACTTCCGGTGCTTGCCCATAATTTGACCCTTGCGGTCGAAGAACAGAAGCGTGTTGTAGAGTGTCTTGTTCTCCCGCTCGTTAATGCCGACTACCACGTATGTCCCGTACCGTCGCGCGGCCTCACCGAGCCTCATCGTAGCTTCACTGGGTATATCCACACTGTTTAGAAAGAGCTGTGTCGACAAATCGAGACCTTTGCGCAACCCCATGTACCAAGCCCAATAAGGATTACCCGGGATAAATACCTCGGGCAGCGCAACTAGGTCAGCGCCGTTTTGTCCCGCCGTTTCGATCAGTGTACACGCCTTTTCAACCGAGTCTTCTCTGTTCAAATAGACAGGTGCTGCTTGAACCGCGGCTGCTTTGAACTGCGGCAGTGTATCACCCACGATCTGCCTCCTTATCGTAGCTACTCGTGGTCTGCA encodes:
- a CDS encoding carbon-nitrogen hydrolase family protein; the encoded protein is MGDTLPQFKAAAVQAAPVYLNREDSVEKACTLIETAGQNGADLVALPEVFIPGNPYWAWYMGLRKGLDLSTQLFLNSVDIPSEATMRLGEAARRYGTYVVVGINERENKTLYNTLLFFDRKGQIMGKHRKFKPTGGEKLVWGEGDGSTHKVYDTEVGRLGALICGEHTMALPSFTLAAMGEQVHVASWIGFGFVNPLSEICSRYYAIACNAFVVCSQSVVDEPLIKKAGVEIETAGTWSAIIEAGTGRIMAGPLTPGEEGIVYAEIDLNQIVRHYFLHETTGHYWPKQFQVYFDAREIKPLYINVLPEPAEPRCVEDSEKGSNLDNAE
- a CDS encoding TRAP transporter substrate-binding protein; this translates as MRDKLLFVASIAVVLSLTLFAPAHAQGQAPIKLTFSNFLPITFSASPVLGQFCEEMKKRTNGRVQIAYYPGGTLTTGPKVYDGIVNQVSDMGTSHVGYTRGRFPVTEILDLPVGYSSGFVCTHVKHDFYKKFRPKEWNDVHVLWFWSPGPLLFTTSKKPFKSMEELKGLKFRGVGRPADTIKAVGAVPVAVEMADVYDGVQRGLLDGVFEGMESWKGFRLGDVIKYGALTQRATGLMYTFFVAINKEKWNALPDDIKKVLADTSEEWVDREAVNTLQADFDGLNYFKQQGGQMLVMPDAEITKMQKAVEPVIQNYIKDMEGKGFKRADMEAQLAYIRERIAYWGKQETDRKLKSPYAQ
- a CDS encoding TRAP transporter small permease, encoding MKRFLDGVLKINTGMQTIAAIFLSFIILLTTVDVVVRIFGKPIPGAVEIIAICAGVVLGFTVPISFWMKSHISVDFVVNWLPTRAKNLLNVITKCIGIGLCLLISWNFIKIATGFWKGAEVSGTLEIPLYPVAYALGICFLVLSISLFCDILKIHGGSHE
- a CDS encoding TRAP transporter large permease gives rise to the protein MNEVTVGCIALGAILFFFLTGLELPFCMILVGFAGFTYLVNFKAATHMMAKDIYDVFVSYGYTVFPLFIFMGQLAFASGIAKKLYDSAYRFLGHIPGGLAMATVGGATAFKALCGSANATAATFSAVAIPEMDRYHYSKTLSTGLVAVVGTLGCLIPPSVFLIIYGLITEQSIGRLFLAGIIPGLGIALLFMLTIYGWAKINPSLAPPGEKSTWKQRIASLPEVAVVLAVFFLMIVGLLRGFFTPTEAGSVGTMVVFLMVVFRKQLTFKAYMKAIGEAMRTACMVLLMVAGSLILGHFITITNIPQIMADWATNLPVHRNIVMIVICFVYLIGGSFIDDLAFMILATPIFFPVTQKLGFDPIWFGIMLGVTVMVGIVIPPIAANVFIVHKLTNTPLTTVYRGVAPFLFAIVVFGALLFIFPQLALFLPHYLMK